In Paenibacillus sp. 1781tsa1, one DNA window encodes the following:
- a CDS encoding multidrug efflux SMR transporter → MTNSHGYLGWVLLALAIGLELSATILLKVSDGFSRLWPSVLMFVCYGASFTFLNYAVKYMPLAVAYAIWSGVGITLIGVVGHYFFGERLRLTSMVWIGFILIGIIGLKWSDS, encoded by the coding sequence ATGACGAACAGTCACGGCTACTTAGGCTGGGTGCTGTTGGCATTGGCCATTGGTCTGGAGCTGAGTGCTACCATTTTGCTAAAAGTATCGGATGGGTTCTCACGGTTATGGCCTTCGGTGTTGATGTTTGTCTGTTATGGTGCAAGTTTTACGTTTCTTAATTATGCAGTGAAGTATATGCCGCTGGCTGTAGCTTATGCGATCTGGTCTGGCGTGGGCATTACGCTCATTGGCGTTGTGGGGCACTATTTTTTTGGTGAACGTCTGCGGCTCACGTCGATGGTATGGATCGGTTTTATTCTGATTGGCATTATTGGACTGAAATGGAGTGATTCTTGA
- a CDS encoding HAD family hydrolase — protein MQEEIYVDGLTFPIEAVLFDKDGTLLDFTGMWGFWTDCVLDGFRDQLATRGLCINTEELPQIWGTFHDDQGRMNGYDVRGPLAMGTMDEVYAVLTWHGYRAGLSWAEAKMIVRECLAQAEEEMEKHRPARPLPGVREFLEQCRREGMVLGVVTADDTPSAVKHLQWMGLDSFFDVVIGTDLVERGKPFPDMLLLACERLDVSVQHTVVIGDTDGDMEMARTAGAGYRIGIGEPGRIHLADRTIQSFHELLNGGLNR, from the coding sequence ATGCAAGAAGAGATATATGTAGACGGATTAACATTTCCGATTGAAGCCGTTTTGTTCGACAAGGATGGGACATTACTTGATTTTACGGGCATGTGGGGGTTCTGGACCGATTGTGTGTTGGATGGCTTCAGAGACCAGCTAGCTACCCGGGGACTGTGTATCAACACAGAGGAACTTCCACAGATCTGGGGTACATTCCACGATGACCAAGGCCGAATGAATGGGTATGACGTGCGCGGGCCGCTTGCGATGGGAACCATGGATGAAGTGTACGCCGTGTTAACATGGCATGGATATCGTGCGGGTCTCAGCTGGGCGGAAGCCAAGATGATAGTTCGGGAGTGTTTGGCGCAAGCAGAGGAAGAGATGGAGAAGCATCGTCCGGCACGTCCGTTACCGGGAGTTCGAGAATTCCTTGAACAGTGCCGTCGCGAAGGCATGGTTTTGGGTGTCGTGACGGCGGATGATACACCTAGTGCAGTCAAGCACTTGCAGTGGATGGGGCTGGATTCCTTCTTTGACGTAGTGATTGGTACCGATCTGGTGGAGCGGGGTAAACCTTTTCCCGATATGCTTCTACTTGCTTGTGAACGGTTGGATGTATCAGTACAGCATACGGTGGTCATTGGAGATACGGACGGAGATATGGAGATGGCACGAACCGCTGGTGCGGGGTACAGGATTGGCATTGGAGAACCGGGGAGAATCCATTTGGCGGACAGAACGATTCAATCCTTCCATGAATTGCTGAATGGCGGGTTGAATCGATGA
- a CDS encoding ABC transporter substrate-binding protein: protein MNWSQASMTWKKRLRLNWKGGMSLVLATSFALLTACGTQAPEESGTTAAASGTEVQAKDPVEIEFWYGLGGNLGDNMKKTIDAFNASQNEVVVKGIVQADYTETEQKLQAAIASKNVPAAVLSSNIDWARKGYYAPMDEMIAADPNFKKDDFIQTFLNQGQVDGKQYFLPMYGTTQIMYYRMDTFKENGIDPASLTTWENLAEAAAKMSKQENGKTTFYGWEPMWGSDNMIDAVLGKGGQILSDDGKTVMIDSPEWIETWDLFRKWINEDKIMGIHYGGQGWEYWYKTIDDVMKNKAAGYTGSSGDQGDLDFSVVAAMQQPGWEGIGEGKPVASAISAGIPSAASPEQQQAAYKWLTYFSETSNTASWSMNTGYIAVRQSAQQDPEFKKFSEENPQITVPLQQAAHASAPFQDPTGGKINDALKDAADQVQINNMPAEQALKEAKEKAQKELDRVTK, encoded by the coding sequence ATGAACTGGAGTCAAGCAAGCATGACATGGAAAAAAAGATTGAGGTTGAACTGGAAGGGTGGCATGTCGCTGGTACTCGCGACCAGCTTTGCTCTACTGACCGCATGTGGAACACAAGCACCCGAAGAATCAGGCACGACGGCTGCTGCCAGTGGAACCGAAGTTCAGGCGAAAGATCCGGTGGAGATCGAGTTCTGGTATGGTCTGGGTGGTAATCTGGGCGATAACATGAAAAAGACGATTGACGCGTTCAACGCCTCACAGAACGAAGTCGTTGTGAAGGGAATTGTACAAGCAGATTACACGGAGACGGAACAGAAGCTGCAAGCAGCGATTGCTTCCAAGAATGTTCCCGCTGCGGTACTTAGCTCCAATATAGACTGGGCACGCAAAGGGTATTATGCGCCCATGGATGAGATGATTGCTGCTGATCCGAATTTTAAGAAAGACGATTTCATTCAGACATTCCTGAACCAGGGACAGGTGGATGGTAAGCAATACTTTTTACCAATGTACGGTACAACCCAGATCATGTATTACCGCATGGATACGTTTAAGGAGAATGGGATCGACCCAGCAAGTTTGACGACATGGGAGAATCTGGCTGAAGCAGCTGCGAAGATGAGCAAGCAAGAGAATGGCAAGACGACCTTCTATGGCTGGGAACCGATGTGGGGTAGCGACAATATGATTGATGCCGTGCTGGGTAAGGGCGGACAGATTCTTAGCGACGATGGCAAAACCGTCATGATTGATTCCCCGGAATGGATCGAGACATGGGACCTGTTCCGTAAATGGATTAACGAAGACAAGATTATGGGCATTCATTATGGAGGTCAGGGCTGGGAGTATTGGTACAAAACGATTGATGATGTGATGAAAAATAAAGCAGCAGGTTACACCGGATCCAGTGGTGACCAAGGTGACTTGGACTTCAGTGTAGTCGCTGCAATGCAACAACCAGGCTGGGAAGGTATTGGTGAAGGAAAACCGGTAGCAAGTGCCATATCGGCAGGAATTCCGTCAGCGGCAAGTCCAGAGCAACAGCAGGCAGCATATAAATGGCTTACGTATTTCTCTGAAACTTCGAACACAGCTTCATGGTCCATGAACACCGGATATATCGCAGTGCGTCAATCGGCTCAACAAGATCCAGAGTTCAAGAAATTCAGTGAGGAAAATCCACAGATCACTGTACCACTGCAACAGGCAGCTCACGCCTCGGCTCCATTCCAGGATCCAACGGGTGGCAAAATCAATGATGCATTGAAAGATGCAGCTGATCAGGTGCAGATCAATAATATGCCAGCGGAACAAGCGCTGAAGGAAGCGAAGGAAAAAGCACAGAAAGAACTGGATCGTGTAACGAAATAA
- a CDS encoding carbohydrate ABC transporter permease: MKRKELQNVSQLNFKISKMIRYLLLAIIALGTAFPFYWMVISGFKTNDEIWQFPPTFWPETFLWSNYVDAWNAAPFARYILNSTGVALAICLFQIVNSSMMAYALTHMKFRLKGVLTSLILVGYMIPSTAVYLPSYLVLSELNLLDSYTGLIVSNCVSVFSIFLIRQAFMQVSHELVEAGQLDGASHFRILWTIITPLVRSSFAVMVLITFIEQYNNYFWPMLITKDPDLQLVSAGLRSFFVEGGAYGLAWPQIMAASAFTIAPLLILFLFTQKTIMQSVNITAGVNKN; the protein is encoded by the coding sequence ATGAAGCGCAAGGAGTTGCAGAACGTGTCACAACTGAATTTTAAAATAAGTAAAATGATTCGCTACCTGCTGTTAGCCATTATCGCGCTGGGTACAGCCTTTCCCTTCTATTGGATGGTCATTAGCGGGTTCAAAACCAATGATGAGATCTGGCAGTTTCCGCCGACCTTCTGGCCGGAGACGTTCCTGTGGAGCAACTATGTGGATGCCTGGAATGCGGCACCCTTTGCCCGTTACATCCTGAACAGTACAGGGGTAGCCTTAGCCATCTGTCTATTTCAGATCGTCAACTCCAGTATGATGGCGTACGCCCTGACACATATGAAATTCCGTCTCAAAGGTGTACTGACATCCCTGATTCTGGTGGGTTATATGATACCAAGTACAGCCGTGTATCTGCCCAGTTACCTGGTGCTTAGCGAACTTAATCTACTAGATTCCTACACGGGCTTGATTGTATCCAACTGTGTTAGCGTGTTCTCCATCTTCTTGATCCGGCAGGCGTTCATGCAGGTATCTCACGAATTGGTGGAAGCTGGACAGCTCGACGGTGCGTCTCACTTCCGGATTCTCTGGACAATTATCACGCCGCTTGTTCGCTCAAGCTTCGCCGTGATGGTTCTGATTACGTTTATTGAACAGTACAACAACTATTTCTGGCCTATGCTCATCACCAAAGACCCTGACTTGCAGCTGGTATCGGCTGGTCTGCGCAGTTTCTTTGTAGAAGGCGGGGCATACGGACTTGCTTGGCCACAGATTATGGCTGCGAGTGCCTTTACCATTGCACCGCTACTTATTCTCTTCCTGTTCACCCAGAAGACCATCATGCAGAGCGTGAATATCACGGCTGGTGTGAACAAGAACTGA
- a CDS encoding carbohydrate ABC transporter permease has product MRLKLWRESEAVLFTLPALIPLLIFWLGPLGYIVYLSFTDWDFMSPDKLFVGLDNYSYLLTNSEFYRSLKVTLLFGLGSVIPTIVGGLALAMLMNSKIKSSGIFRTLLFSPWVTPTVAVSIAWSWIFEPEVGLANLMLGWVGVSPIGWLRDADWALVAVLIVTLWKSIGWAMVFYLVALRNLPSDLLEAASIDGANGWDKFRSITLPLISPTTFFLSIILTIQSLQAYDQINVMTQGGPAGSTRTLLYMYYQSAFESFNVGEASSIAVVIILICVLLSGVSFLLGRRLVHY; this is encoded by the coding sequence TTGCGTTTAAAACTATGGAGGGAGTCTGAGGCGGTTCTATTCACGCTGCCAGCTCTAATCCCATTGCTGATCTTCTGGCTGGGACCTCTGGGATATATCGTTTATCTCAGTTTCACCGATTGGGACTTCATGAGCCCGGACAAGCTGTTTGTTGGTTTGGACAATTACAGTTATCTGCTGACAAACTCTGAGTTCTATCGATCACTGAAAGTAACCTTGTTATTCGGACTGGGGAGCGTGATCCCAACCATTGTGGGCGGATTGGCACTTGCGATGCTCATGAATAGCAAAATCAAATCATCCGGCATCTTCCGGACATTACTCTTCTCACCTTGGGTCACCCCGACAGTTGCGGTGTCCATTGCGTGGTCTTGGATCTTTGAGCCCGAAGTGGGACTCGCTAATCTGATGCTGGGCTGGGTAGGCGTATCTCCGATCGGCTGGTTGCGTGACGCGGACTGGGCATTGGTTGCTGTTCTGATCGTTACGCTCTGGAAATCGATTGGGTGGGCAATGGTATTTTATCTGGTTGCACTACGTAATCTACCGTCCGATCTGCTTGAAGCAGCTTCAATTGATGGGGCCAACGGTTGGGATAAGTTCAGAAGTATCACGTTGCCACTGATCTCACCAACGACATTTTTTCTCTCGATTATTCTTACCATCCAGTCCTTGCAAGCCTATGACCAGATTAATGTCATGACGCAGGGTGGACCGGCGGGATCAACGAGAACGTTGCTGTACATGTATTACCAGTCTGCATTTGAATCCTTTAACGTAGGTGAAGCTTCTTCCATCGCTGTTGTGATTATTCTGATCTGTGTGTTGCTGTCGGGTGTATCTTTCCTGCTTGGCAGACGTCTGGTGCACTACTAA